A genomic stretch from Mycobacterium paraterrae includes:
- a CDS encoding polysaccharide pyruvyl transferase family protein, with protein sequence MAYLGWQGMGNIGDDAIYDAVRSQLPGATVLHQPRFPGERLRAATTGLNRSLRRSIQLVGGGTLIGRRHWRRMVVRGQTLTRRNGSYAIGVGVEDPTFVGKRSGSGKGELQRWVPLLSEFRTVSVRGPRSAELLADAGLDVTVAGDPALLLPRPDVTAEDGLIGLNLGFGDDLWGRDPNLVASHIGGAVRHLTSEGYRFVGILMNHADRRWTEQALAGIDADIIHPPDATTAAHQLAHCSLAIVSRLHAGILAALSATPVISLEYQPKCRDFARSINDERSLLRTDTLTTSTVIDHTHHTLHNAPHIRTTTHHAVTHLRQQLTHQYATVAHQLGLPTPTSQLSKGH encoded by the coding sequence GTGGCGTACCTGGGCTGGCAGGGCATGGGCAACATCGGTGACGACGCCATCTACGACGCCGTGCGTTCGCAGTTGCCCGGTGCCACCGTCCTGCATCAGCCGCGCTTTCCCGGTGAGCGATTACGCGCCGCGACAACCGGATTGAATCGATCACTGCGGCGCAGCATTCAACTCGTCGGCGGCGGCACCCTCATCGGCCGGCGACATTGGCGACGGATGGTGGTTCGGGGTCAGACGCTGACCAGGCGTAACGGGAGCTATGCGATTGGTGTCGGCGTGGAAGACCCCACGTTCGTCGGGAAACGCAGCGGCTCAGGCAAAGGCGAGTTGCAGCGTTGGGTGCCGCTGCTGTCGGAGTTTCGCACGGTGTCCGTGCGCGGGCCGCGCAGCGCCGAGCTGCTGGCCGACGCCGGACTCGACGTCACAGTCGCCGGTGATCCCGCCCTGCTGTTGCCCCGCCCCGACGTCACCGCCGAAGACGGCCTGATCGGACTCAACCTCGGCTTCGGCGACGATCTCTGGGGCCGGGACCCGAATCTGGTCGCGTCGCACATTGGCGGTGCCGTGCGGCATTTGACGTCCGAGGGCTATCGATTCGTCGGCATCCTGATGAACCACGCCGACCGACGATGGACCGAACAAGCCCTCGCCGGCATCGACGCCGACATCATCCACCCACCCGACGCCACCACCGCCGCCCACCAACTCGCCCACTGCTCACTAGCCATCGTCAGCCGCCTACACGCCGGAATCCTCGCCGCCCTGTCCGCCACCCCCGTCATATCCCTCGAATACCAACCCAAATGCCGCGACTTCGCCCGATCCATCAACGACGAACGCTCACTACTACGCACCGACACCCTCACCACCAGCACCGTCATCGACCACACCCACCACACCCTGCACAACGCACCACACATCCGAACCACCACCCACCACGCCGTCACCCACCTCCGCCAACAACTCACCCACCAATACGCCACCGTCGCACACCAACTCGGCCTCCCCACACCGACCAGTCAGCTATCAAAGGGGCATTGA
- a CDS encoding glycosyltransferase: MPVVAAVPNYNMGQHLRELIPQLLAQNYERILVLDDASTDSSVDVVRGFGDDVQLVRSPQNRGAGANRNQVIDHVGDGTLIHFVDADMELKTAGTPEVARELAERYRRDGVGMIGGLVSRVDGSQEYCNYGAAFSVWGNFTSNVPRLVDHWRHRPRLAGTVHRVAGPMAPGWPSLLDEPIPRPAFWLHEGNLLVYSDVFKGVGGYDPALRSHEAQDLAIRLHNKGIGRQFDPGIRVVHHHIDVRGKNRRKWESSATRYLIRKHGMARFLVGS, translated from the coding sequence ATGCCCGTGGTGGCCGCCGTCCCCAACTACAACATGGGACAGCATCTGCGCGAACTGATTCCGCAGTTGCTGGCTCAGAACTATGAGCGGATCTTGGTCCTCGACGACGCCTCCACCGACAGCAGCGTCGACGTGGTCCGGGGGTTCGGTGATGACGTCCAACTCGTGCGCAGTCCCCAGAATCGCGGCGCCGGCGCCAATCGCAACCAAGTCATCGACCACGTCGGCGACGGGACTCTCATCCACTTCGTCGACGCCGACATGGAGTTGAAGACCGCCGGCACTCCCGAAGTGGCGCGGGAACTCGCCGAGCGCTATCGCCGCGACGGCGTCGGCATGATCGGCGGGTTGGTCAGCCGCGTCGATGGAAGTCAAGAGTACTGCAACTACGGCGCGGCATTCTCGGTCTGGGGCAATTTCACGTCGAATGTCCCACGGCTGGTTGATCATTGGCGGCACCGGCCGCGGCTCGCAGGCACGGTACACCGGGTGGCGGGGCCGATGGCCCCCGGCTGGCCCAGTCTGTTGGACGAGCCGATTCCCCGGCCTGCGTTCTGGCTGCATGAGGGCAATCTGCTCGTCTATTCCGACGTGTTCAAAGGCGTCGGCGGCTACGACCCGGCACTGCGCTCGCACGAGGCCCAGGACCTGGCGATCCGCCTGCACAACAAAGGCATTGGCAGGCAATTCGATCCTGGTATCCGCGTCGTCCACCACCACATCGACGTCCGCGGAAAGAATCGGCGGAAATGGGAGAGCTCCGCTACCCGCTATCTCATCCGCAAGCACGGAATGGCGCGGTTCCTTGTCGGCAGTTGA
- a CDS encoding PE-PPE domain-containing protein — MTNRVARGKWVGMLATAGVGLLPLAPLAAPAVAHGDDTLPYLVMGGSGMPLPDDAWVNTIESLFLPSNADATALYTPEQFYPLGLDDLTLDDSVSQGLSDLDTALKPYIDSGAQVGVFGYSQSAIIASLEMSKLEAEGVPSSNVSFTLIGDLMNPNGGIFERFAGLDLTSLGIDFSGATPFDDYPTTIYTMEYDYWADFPKYPLNLLSDLNAFMGQTHFDYDTLTAEQVASAIPLETTGGLTDYYIIPVDDLPLLDPVRDIPIIGNPIADLLQPDLTALVNLGYGDPEYGWSTTPANEATEFGLFPSIEDLEKLPNLLITGTQQGIQDFIGDFTGTGPNPVSLSLDSLLSGLTDSTSSTSTTALDPDAVVSALTTLLNDPAALAAVPGDLTDAFTEITNTLSGSLAATEDILYAALVSVPEYNLSLVLDNLDNPIEALGLPIAADLAIYELLGGFQSTVLENAASSIAASLTELLPAL; from the coding sequence ATGACGAACCGTGTTGCTCGCGGCAAGTGGGTCGGCATGCTAGCCACCGCAGGCGTGGGTCTACTGCCGCTGGCGCCGTTGGCAGCCCCGGCGGTCGCACACGGCGACGACACGCTTCCCTACCTAGTGATGGGCGGCAGCGGCATGCCGCTGCCAGACGACGCCTGGGTCAACACGATCGAGAGTCTCTTTCTGCCGTCGAACGCCGATGCAACCGCGCTTTACACGCCGGAACAGTTCTATCCGTTAGGCCTGGACGACCTGACGCTCGACGACTCGGTGTCACAGGGGCTCAGCGACTTGGATACCGCCTTGAAGCCCTACATCGATTCCGGTGCGCAAGTGGGCGTTTTCGGGTACTCGCAGAGCGCGATCATCGCGTCGTTGGAGATGTCAAAGCTCGAGGCCGAAGGCGTTCCCAGTTCAAATGTCAGTTTCACGCTGATCGGTGATCTGATGAACCCCAACGGCGGCATCTTCGAACGCTTCGCCGGCCTAGACCTGACCAGCCTGGGAATCGATTTCTCCGGCGCAACACCGTTCGACGACTACCCGACCACCATCTACACCATGGAATACGACTACTGGGCGGACTTTCCGAAGTATCCGCTCAATCTGCTGTCCGACCTCAACGCGTTCATGGGCCAAACTCACTTCGACTACGACACCCTCACCGCAGAGCAGGTCGCATCGGCAATCCCGCTGGAAACCACCGGAGGCCTGACGGATTACTACATCATTCCGGTGGACGACCTTCCGCTTTTGGACCCGGTCCGCGATATACCGATCATCGGCAATCCGATCGCCGACCTCCTCCAACCGGACCTCACCGCGTTGGTGAATCTGGGTTATGGAGACCCCGAATACGGGTGGTCGACCACCCCGGCCAACGAGGCCACCGAGTTCGGCCTGTTCCCCAGCATCGAAGACCTTGAGAAGCTTCCCAACCTGTTGATCACGGGCACCCAGCAGGGAATCCAGGACTTCATCGGCGACTTCACCGGCACTGGACCCAATCCCGTTTCGCTATCGCTGGATTCGCTGTTATCCGGTCTGACCGACTCGACATCATCGACCTCGACCACCGCGCTCGATCCCGACGCGGTCGTGTCGGCGCTGACGACCCTGTTGAACGACCCCGCGGCCCTGGCGGCCGTGCCGGGCGACCTCACCGACGCCTTCACCGAAATCACCAACACCCTGTCCGGGAGCCTGGCCGCTACCGAGGACATCCTCTACGCGGCGCTGGTCAGCGTTCCCGAGTACAACCTGAGTCTTGTTCTGGACAATCTGGACAACCCGATCGAGGCGCTCGGATTGCCGATCGCTGCCGATCTGGCTATCTACGAACTGTTGGGCGGCTTCCAATCCACCGTCCTCGAGAACGCAGCATCGTCGATCGCCGCGTCGCTGACCGAATTGCTTCCGGCACTATGA
- a CDS encoding GAP family protein, whose amino-acid sequence MWSAVLFFGIIAAQDPVRIGIMALLISRPRPLSNLFAYWLGLMTSGFGLALAALFFLHDLLIPIVRLTHSIAIHPALPFVQVMVGVLALVGAGMLIRPRSVRRSVPAMMPATGIDPQIAEPAVSPAAAARVSLPRLSWSSVLERKSLGMPFVAGLGTSTQLLEFWGAMLAILASGVPAATQVAAALVFTLVAYTITEIPLVAHVISPARTEYVVMGMHAWLFARRRTIFGLLLGALGAMMVAKGVGQW is encoded by the coding sequence ATGTGGAGCGCAGTCTTGTTTTTCGGGATCATTGCCGCTCAAGATCCGGTACGGATCGGGATCATGGCGTTGTTGATCTCGCGCCCGCGCCCGCTGTCCAATCTGTTCGCGTATTGGTTGGGCCTCATGACGTCCGGATTCGGACTGGCACTCGCAGCGCTCTTCTTCTTGCACGACTTGTTGATTCCCATTGTGCGGCTGACGCATTCGATCGCGATTCATCCCGCACTACCGTTCGTGCAGGTCATGGTCGGTGTGCTCGCGCTGGTGGGCGCCGGCATGCTGATCAGACCCCGGTCGGTGCGCCGGAGCGTACCCGCGATGATGCCCGCCACCGGTATCGACCCGCAGATCGCCGAACCCGCCGTGTCACCGGCAGCGGCCGCTCGCGTCAGTCTCCCCCGGCTGTCGTGGTCTAGCGTCCTGGAAAGAAAGTCGCTCGGAATGCCATTCGTCGCCGGACTGGGCACCTCTACTCAGCTGCTCGAATTCTGGGGGGCAATGCTGGCGATCCTCGCGTCGGGTGTGCCGGCCGCCACCCAGGTCGCCGCCGCACTGGTTTTCACTTTGGTGGCGTACACGATCACAGAGATTCCGCTCGTTGCCCACGTGATTTCGCCGGCCCGGACCGAGTACGTCGTCATGGGCATGCACGCGTGGTTATTCGCCCGTCGCAGAACAATTTTCGGACTGCTACTCGGCGCACTCGGTGCGATGATGGTCGCAAAAGGTGTCGGGCAATGGTGA